One region of Halomicrobium urmianum genomic DNA includes:
- a CDS encoding SagB/ThcOx family dehydrogenase: MTGNRSFLADVRKRGVRGSDISELFHENTKFDRRYLNRSAITTDALPDGFSVVEHDYHGYESVPLPDAETVDGSLGALLDRRRSVRDYANRPVTKQTLGTLLGHAMGLTAEQEAEPYDETFRPYPSAGGLYPVEVYPVVVNGDGVADGAYYYSVRDHALRVIDDGDDALAGFTDAFMDADFSSGIVADSAVTFVLTGSFPRIKAKYGPTGYRFALLEAGHLAQNLLLVAAALGLGGVPVGSYLGDLDEFLGVDGVNESALYTVPVGHPQTHE; this comes from the coding sequence TTGACGGGGAACAGATCGTTCCTCGCAGACGTCCGCAAGCGGGGAGTCCGGGGGAGCGATATCAGCGAACTCTTCCACGAGAACACGAAGTTCGACAGGCGATACCTGAACCGGTCTGCGATCACGACGGACGCGCTACCGGACGGATTCTCCGTAGTCGAGCACGACTACCACGGATACGAGTCCGTTCCCCTCCCCGACGCGGAGACGGTCGACGGGAGTCTGGGTGCACTGCTCGACCGCCGCCGCAGCGTCCGTGACTACGCGAATCGGCCTGTGACGAAGCAAACGCTCGGGACCCTACTCGGACACGCGATGGGTCTAACGGCCGAGCAGGAGGCGGAGCCGTACGACGAGACGTTCCGGCCGTACCCGTCGGCCGGCGGGCTGTACCCCGTCGAGGTGTACCCCGTCGTCGTGAACGGCGACGGCGTCGCGGACGGGGCCTACTACTACTCCGTCCGGGACCACGCGCTCCGGGTCATCGACGATGGAGATGACGCGCTAGCGGGGTTCACCGACGCCTTCATGGACGCCGACTTCTCTTCGGGGATCGTCGCCGACTCGGCGGTGACGTTCGTCCTGACCGGCTCGTTCCCGCGGATCAAGGCCAAGTACGGCCCGACGGGCTACCGGTTCGCGCTGCTGGAGGCCGGACACCTCGCCCAGAACCTGCTGCTCGTCGCGGCGGCACTCGGCCTCGGCGGCGTCCCGGTCGGGAGCTACCTCGGCGACCTAGACGAGTTCCTCGGCGTCGACGGCGTCAACGAATCGGCACTGTACACCGTCCCCGTCGGCCATCCGCAAACCCATGAGTGA
- a CDS encoding aminotransferase class V-fold PLP-dependent enzyme: MDPAALRANIPALEDTTYLNTGASGPSPQRVVDAAEDALEQQAFDAPADEGVYAAAFEVYEDAREAVANHIGADPIDVALTESTGDGIARVAAAIDWEPGDVVVTTDLEHTAGTLPWRRLERLHDVEVRVVETVNGRVDQDRFAEAVRDARLASFSSVSWTAGTRLPVAELTSIAHDAGTRVLVDAVQSVGQHPVDVSEWGADAVAASGHKWLLGDWGGGFCYLSRDFAERLHPANLGYFGVEYPPTADYDLKAGAARFEVGTTSIAPYAALREAIAVIEDVGYETIEASIERLTDRLKDGLDDGQLYSPRRPESGLVSFRVSDPSSTVESLRERGVRVKRIRDTDLVRASVHVFNTAADVDRLLAGL; this comes from the coding sequence ATGGATCCGGCTGCCCTGCGAGCGAACATACCCGCGCTGGAAGACACGACCTACCTCAACACGGGGGCGAGTGGTCCGTCCCCACAGCGTGTCGTGGATGCCGCCGAGGATGCGCTCGAACAGCAGGCGTTCGACGCGCCCGCGGACGAAGGAGTGTACGCCGCGGCCTTCGAAGTGTATGAGGATGCGAGGGAGGCGGTGGCTAATCACATCGGAGCCGATCCGATAGACGTGGCGCTGACCGAGAGCACGGGTGACGGCATCGCCCGGGTGGCCGCAGCGATCGACTGGGAGCCGGGCGATGTCGTCGTCACGACCGACCTCGAACACACCGCTGGGACGCTCCCGTGGCGTCGCCTCGAACGGCTCCACGACGTGGAGGTGCGCGTGGTCGAGACCGTCAACGGCCGCGTCGATCAGGATCGCTTCGCCGAGGCAGTCCGAGACGCGCGACTCGCGTCGTTCAGTTCCGTCAGTTGGACCGCAGGGACCAGGCTACCGGTGGCGGAGCTCACGAGCATCGCACACGACGCGGGGACGCGCGTGCTCGTCGACGCCGTCCAGTCCGTCGGTCAGCACCCCGTCGACGTCTCGGAGTGGGGTGCCGATGCCGTCGCCGCGTCGGGCCACAAGTGGCTCCTCGGCGACTGGGGCGGAGGGTTCTGCTACCTGTCCCGGGACTTTGCGGAGCGGCTCCACCCGGCGAACCTGGGGTACTTCGGCGTCGAGTACCCCCCGACGGCGGACTACGACCTGAAGGCGGGCGCGGCCCGCTTCGAGGTCGGAACGACGTCGATTGCCCCCTACGCCGCGCTTCGGGAGGCGATCGCGGTGATTGAAGACGTGGGCTACGAGACGATCGAGGCCAGCATCGAGCGATTGACCGACCGACTGAAGGACGGCCTCGACGACGGGCAACTGTACTCCCCGCGACGCCCCGAGTCGGGGCTCGTCTCCTTCCGGGTATCGGACCCATCGTCGACGGTCGAGTCGCTACGGGAGCGGGGTGTGCGCGTCAAACGCATCCGGGACACCGATCTAGTCAGGGCGTCGGTTCACGTGTTCAACACCGCGGCCGACGTCGATCGACTGCTGGCGGGTCTCTGA
- a CDS encoding M48 family metalloprotease translates to MSLPGLSFVESKPTRRVQQRQWALELTRSEIEDRLSEAYERTDSDGETCWKARHWFGLVRSSVRFEGTGPETRLRYDCRQTARGSWTELALMVAVILLAFLTGIPQQTYSFFAPLDSLSAFPSDGAQATIVTGSLLVTVVLTALSRGPGPRFPTTGLEYEYATFCWFYTVWSFLLVVIVAVYVGTILNQRAVSLFVLLFAYVVSRYATGTLSATLPGVGDELSDGVVVGEAGPPLIDRPFPHLNIAVLALLPALLTMIAYVVSMLVAPINPTLLDNPTRVLVPVAVSLGACVTYCFWCRSLLSRLRSDPIEPFRSRVSWTVILLGFLAINAITVMLTSVFVLLLSVPLQLHLSGVDLHYDAAGIGALLGVNLGLLTVAAGGAALQRLWARRSGSAAAVGRRLVRYWNYVVLFCLFGTLSFLGSNVIGAVTFGDGAIRDPSPRTIRTNFEGYLTVAELASPLPVPDAFAYVGLYALLLSPIIVLGLSWGMHVNGKLLDALARRRVSETLGTEDRPVPDSAEIRVIDAPVLAAARGSLFGPSTILVGRALLDELPSEEALDALLAHEAYHLEHLDHAVGALASLSSVLIGGQNVLLAFYDLAESERAADRYAAERVSRAGLRSALRTCNALETDAAIARSSTSPSFVGSVTAAVSESVTEARRRAWAVPSPGELLRTVRALAVAPYALLFGSVVYDQAHLDFADRMDVLALERTVVDVLRRETNTVTVWFPEEYEVTTPVPRDAVYDRVRETGATDKQIEAALDGLVDDGRVREVGDDYLLWGKQA, encoded by the coding sequence ATGTCCCTGCCGGGTCTGTCCTTCGTCGAGAGCAAGCCGACCAGGCGGGTGCAGCAGCGGCAGTGGGCGCTCGAACTGACGCGGTCCGAGATAGAGGACAGACTCTCGGAAGCCTACGAACGGACAGACAGCGACGGCGAGACGTGCTGGAAAGCCCGTCACTGGTTCGGCCTCGTCCGATCGTCGGTTCGCTTCGAGGGCACGGGCCCCGAAACGCGACTCCGTTACGACTGCCGCCAGACCGCTCGCGGTTCCTGGACCGAGCTGGCCCTGATGGTCGCCGTCATCCTGTTGGCGTTCCTGACCGGAATCCCACAGCAGACGTACTCGTTTTTCGCGCCGCTTGACTCCCTCTCTGCGTTCCCGTCCGACGGAGCACAGGCCACCATCGTGACGGGCAGTCTCCTCGTGACCGTCGTCCTCACTGCACTCAGCCGGGGGCCGGGGCCGCGCTTCCCGACGACGGGGCTCGAATACGAGTACGCGACGTTCTGCTGGTTCTACACGGTCTGGAGCTTCCTGCTCGTCGTAATCGTCGCGGTCTACGTGGGGACGATACTGAACCAGCGAGCTGTGAGCCTGTTCGTGCTCCTGTTCGCGTACGTCGTCAGTCGGTACGCGACGGGGACGCTGTCGGCCACGCTCCCGGGCGTCGGCGACGAACTGTCCGACGGCGTCGTTGTCGGGGAGGCGGGCCCGCCGCTGATCGACCGGCCGTTCCCGCACCTCAACATCGCCGTACTGGCGCTGCTGCCGGCACTGCTCACGATGATCGCGTACGTCGTGTCTATGCTCGTCGCCCCGATCAACCCAACGCTGCTCGACAATCCCACGCGGGTGCTTGTTCCAGTCGCCGTCTCGCTCGGCGCCTGCGTGACGTACTGCTTCTGGTGTCGCTCGCTGCTGTCCCGGCTCAGATCGGACCCGATCGAACCGTTCCGCTCCCGGGTCAGTTGGACAGTCATCCTCCTGGGATTCCTCGCGATCAACGCCATCACGGTCATGCTGACCTCGGTCTTCGTCCTGCTGCTGAGTGTCCCGCTCCAGTTGCACCTGTCGGGCGTCGACCTCCACTACGACGCCGCCGGGATCGGAGCGTTGCTCGGTGTGAACCTGGGCCTGCTCACCGTTGCCGCCGGTGGAGCGGCCCTGCAGCGGCTGTGGGCCCGTCGAAGCGGCTCCGCGGCGGCCGTCGGGCGTCGACTGGTGCGGTACTGGAACTACGTCGTGCTGTTCTGCCTGTTCGGTACGCTGAGCTTTCTCGGCTCGAACGTCATCGGCGCCGTCACGTTCGGCGACGGAGCCATCAGAGATCCCTCACCGCGGACGATCCGGACGAACTTCGAGGGATACCTGACGGTCGCCGAGCTGGCTTCGCCGCTTCCCGTACCCGACGCTTTCGCGTACGTCGGCCTGTATGCGCTCCTCCTCTCGCCGATCATCGTGCTTGGCCTCTCGTGGGGGATGCACGTGAACGGCAAACTGCTCGACGCTCTCGCCCGCCGCCGGGTGAGCGAGACGCTCGGAACCGAGGACCGTCCCGTCCCCGACTCGGCCGAGATCCGTGTCATCGACGCGCCTGTCCTCGCCGCCGCGAGGGGTTCGCTCTTCGGTCCGTCGACGATTCTCGTCGGGCGCGCGCTTCTCGACGAACTGCCCTCGGAGGAGGCCCTCGACGCGCTCCTCGCACACGAGGCGTACCACCTCGAGCACCTGGATCACGCCGTCGGCGCGCTCGCGTCCCTGTCGTCGGTCCTCATCGGCGGGCAGAACGTCCTCCTGGCGTTCTACGACCTCGCCGAAAGCGAGCGCGCAGCCGACCGATACGCCGCTGAACGGGTCTCACGAGCCGGTCTCCGGTCGGCGTTGCGGACCTGCAACGCGCTTGAGACGGACGCCGCCATCGCGAGGAGCAGTACCAGTCCTTCGTTTGTCGGCAGCGTCACCGCAGCCGTCAGTGAGTCTGTCACGGAGGCTCGTCGACGCGCCTGGGCGGTCCCGTCGCCCGGTGAACTGCTCCGCACCGTCCGAGCGCTGGCTGTCGCGCCCTACGCCCTCCTGTTCGGCAGCGTCGTCTACGACCAGGCGCACCTCGACTTCGCCGACCGCATGGACGTCCTCGCCCTTGAGCGGACCGTCGTCGACGTTCTCCGTCGCGAGACGAACACGGTGACGGTGTGGTT
- the bioB gene encoding biotin synthase BioB: protein MKSITGNETVDAAIDRIFAGEQLDEDDYLSLYDEPVTDLTAGADHVRSKMAGEGVTVRGLGYVTRGICSQDCGFCAYSARYDTDVEQHGVVPPELLEEAAKRAERKGAERFNVVSTRRGADSELRTDEWQEVLTAIELIREEMDLDVDACLGFLKPDEAEKLAAEDVQHYVHMVETSPRYFEEITSTHTFEDRLETLKVAKEAGIDLCSGIIVGMGETPADRIAAALELREVGIDVFSLNVLSPAQGTPVAEKVGDSPDITREGILKTLALVRFIHPDARIDTNTARAPISRDEFLEAGGNSLQLGDMIHYDNYPVNEA, encoded by the coding sequence ATGAAGTCCATCACTGGCAACGAGACGGTCGACGCCGCGATCGATCGCATCTTCGCCGGCGAACAGCTTGACGAAGACGACTACCTGTCCCTGTACGACGAGCCTGTCACGGACCTGACGGCCGGCGCCGACCACGTCCGCTCGAAGATGGCCGGCGAGGGGGTCACAGTCCGCGGGCTCGGCTACGTTACCCGGGGGATCTGTAGCCAGGACTGCGGATTCTGCGCCTATTCGGCGCGGTACGACACGGACGTCGAGCAACACGGCGTCGTACCGCCGGAGCTGCTGGAGGAGGCGGCCAAGCGCGCGGAGCGGAAGGGCGCCGAACGGTTCAACGTCGTGTCGACCCGGCGTGGCGCCGACAGCGAACTGCGGACTGACGAGTGGCAGGAGGTCCTCACCGCCATCGAACTGATCCGGGAGGAGATGGATCTGGACGTCGACGCGTGCCTGGGGTTCCTCAAGCCGGACGAGGCCGAAAAGCTCGCCGCAGAGGACGTCCAGCACTACGTCCACATGGTCGAGACCTCGCCGCGGTACTTCGAGGAGATCACGAGCACGCACACCTTCGAGGACCGCCTGGAGACGCTGAAAGTCGCCAAGGAGGCCGGTATCGACCTCTGCTCCGGCATCATCGTCGGGATGGGGGAGACGCCGGCCGACCGGATCGCCGCGGCGCTAGAACTGCGTGAGGTCGGCATCGACGTCTTCTCACTGAACGTCCTCTCCCCGGCCCAGGGGACCCCCGTCGCCGAGAAAGTCGGTGACTCGCCCGACATCACCCGCGAGGGGATCCTCAAGACGCTCGCACTCGTCCGGTTTATCCATCCGGACGCCCGGATCGACACCAACACCGCCCGGGCTCCTATCAGCCGAGACGAGTTCCTCGAGGCCGGCGGCAACAGCCTCCAGCTGGGCGACATGATCCACTACGACAATTACCCGGTCAACGAGGCGTAG
- a CDS encoding M48 family metalloprotease, giving the protein MGAFRLVYSHSRLNVEQMRVELREQFLSERCEHDDVEYDSDSMTGFWRGRLGTVFYEWDLEPDPETSSYVLHQRVRFSSETIKRFALHVAIWLGFWAVLYRVQTTRIAVADLNLFTVLGATVAGVGLLLFGLYDALRLLDLEQYPDPLIDGRDVGFRYERYRPVRVLQWLDGLNKVGLAAAFVAADPGITLRLGAVYGTLAATFLAVWFADGGERLVALMDRSAIGDLRRSGLGKRYVQYTWRLSVWILVAPVLTVAAPVLVRRYVAFEDARVLERFTAEAPHSVPMVDTVLSLALVAIAVSLFRNLSDEQFKMEYFDFEHRETTWIGRLVDASAVAVSSALVYVALLKAAEVLLGVPVPVLPDSALDLPKTSVVAALLALYPLAGVAYQYRKRTGEIEAMLAASTLDLIEASGPDGTMFEASFRVLDAAEHDATSFRFDGEDHVIVTRGLVDDPAIGDRELAAIVAHEHGHVENGDTRLCNRILLASSALLVGQNVLYDMVDFYDREFHADEYAADAVGSDAVRSALTVLKESDDAGDTSQSFGPNFGPGFALADRAPRLTQPFELFFGGFAVSEAHPSFDERIDRLSSDDESLSGSGAGSARSSRAEP; this is encoded by the coding sequence ATGGGAGCGTTCCGGCTCGTCTACAGCCACTCGCGGCTCAACGTCGAGCAGATGCGCGTCGAGCTCCGGGAGCAGTTCCTCTCCGAGCGGTGTGAGCACGACGACGTCGAGTACGATTCGGACTCCATGACGGGGTTCTGGCGTGGACGCCTCGGGACCGTCTTCTACGAGTGGGACCTCGAGCCCGATCCGGAAACCAGTTCGTACGTCCTCCACCAGCGTGTCCGATTCTCGTCAGAGACGATCAAGCGGTTCGCGTTGCACGTCGCCATCTGGCTCGGCTTCTGGGCTGTCCTCTATCGCGTCCAGACGACCCGGATCGCCGTCGCCGACCTGAACCTGTTCACCGTTCTGGGTGCGACGGTCGCCGGCGTCGGGCTCCTGCTGTTCGGCCTGTACGACGCGCTCCGCCTCCTCGACCTCGAGCAGTACCCCGACCCGCTCATCGACGGGCGGGACGTCGGGTTCCGGTACGAGCGCTACAGGCCCGTGCGCGTCCTGCAGTGGCTCGACGGGCTGAACAAGGTCGGGCTGGCCGCCGCGTTCGTCGCCGCCGATCCGGGGATCACGCTCCGACTCGGCGCCGTGTACGGGACGCTCGCGGCGACGTTCCTCGCGGTCTGGTTCGCCGACGGCGGGGAGCGGCTCGTCGCGCTCATGGACCGGTCGGCGATCGGTGACCTCCGCCGGTCCGGACTCGGCAAGCGGTACGTCCAGTACACGTGGCGGCTGTCGGTTTGGATCCTCGTCGCGCCGGTGCTGACGGTCGCCGCGCCGGTACTGGTACGGCGCTACGTCGCGTTCGAGGACGCTCGCGTCCTCGAGCGGTTCACTGCGGAGGCCCCGCACTCGGTACCGATGGTGGACACGGTGCTGAGTCTCGCCCTCGTGGCGATAGCGGTCTCCCTGTTCCGGAACCTCTCGGACGAGCAGTTCAAGATGGAGTACTTCGACTTCGAGCACCGCGAGACGACGTGGATCGGCCGCCTCGTGGACGCGTCGGCGGTCGCCGTCTCGTCGGCGCTGGTGTACGTCGCGCTCCTGAAGGCCGCCGAGGTGCTGCTCGGGGTCCCGGTCCCGGTCCTCCCGGACTCGGCGCTCGACCTCCCGAAGACCTCGGTCGTCGCCGCGCTCCTGGCCCTCTATCCCCTCGCGGGGGTCGCCTACCAGTACCGCAAGCGGACGGGAGAAATCGAGGCGATGCTCGCTGCGTCCACGCTCGACCTGATCGAGGCCTCGGGCCCGGACGGGACGATGTTCGAGGCCTCGTTTCGCGTGCTGGACGCCGCAGAACACGACGCGACGAGCTTCAGATTCGACGGCGAGGACCACGTGATCGTCACCCGCGGGCTCGTGGATGACCCGGCGATCGGCGATCGAGAACTGGCTGCGATCGTCGCCCACGAGCACGGACACGTTGAGAACGGCGACACTCGCCTATGTAACCGCATCCTTCTGGCGAGCAGCGCCCTGCTCGTCGGGCAGAACGTCCTCTACGACATGGTCGACTTCTACGATCGGGAGTTCCACGCTGACGAATACGCCGCTGACGCGGTCGGCAGTGATGCGGTCCGGAGTGCCTTGACGGTCCTGAAAGAGAGCGACGACGCGGGCGACACGTCGCAGTCGTTCGGTCCGAACTTCGGCCCGGGATTCGCCCTCGCGGACCGGGCACCCCGACTCACGCAACCCTTCGAGCTCTTCTTCGGCGGCTTCGCCGTCTCCGAGGCTCATCCGTCGTTCGACGAGCGGATCGATCGCCTCTCGTCAGACGACGAGTCTCTGTCCGGCAGCGGCGCGGGGAGCGCTCGGTCGAGTCGGGCCGAACCGTAG